A section of the Falco rusticolus isolate bFalRus1 chromosome Z, bFalRus1.pri, whole genome shotgun sequence genome encodes:
- the CEMIP2 gene encoding cell surface hyaluronidase isoform X2, with protein sequence MQDTDARGSSPAFLQPQNGSSHRSSGYIPGRIAPLRPPPPSQSHAAAEFTSARQEARTRLPSLPVDRHHHQAEANRHKNTLICFAISSLSLFVALGIFLGIASKYAPDENCPDQNPRLKNWNPGKDPEKRVFIKKGDLFRLNSDATVHSIVIQDGGLLVFGDDKEGSKNITLRTRFILIKDGGMLHVGAEKCRYKSKATIILYGKSNEGADMPEFGKKFIGVGPEGTLELHGHQKLSWTLLSKTMYFSGLAYGNYTFKKNFSRGLNVRVIDQDTAEVLEVLKFDTHEFAEDSLKLQTLLKNRSPGRIVAIAVGDSAAKNLLEETRVTIQNLLGSKFVRGLSYRQAWAFVGVIGGGNSSCNESVRNYENHSTGGKALAQKEFFTVDGQKFVVKAYSEWNDGVPISGFQVKAVGGVILNLLDDVSNWEHGDRIVVASTDYSMYQTEEFTLLPCPECTKHQVKIKETPQFPHIGEVIDGVDTRAEVGVLTRNILIKGETENTCYREKECQFFNYDTFGGHIKILKNFTSVHLSYVELKQMGQQQIGSYPIHFHLCGDVDEKGGYNFKTYLEGLSIHHCFSRCVTVHATNGLLIKDTIGYDTLGHCFFTEDGIEQRNTLFHNLGLVTKPGTLLPTDRNSSMCIGIRDKVYGSYVPVPATDCMAVSTFWISHPNNHLINNAAAGSQDAGIWYLFHRVATGDSHSLAIETKSELTPLGIFYNNRVHSNFKAGLFIDKGVKTTNASVDDPREYLCLDNNARFRPHQDADPEKPRVAALIDRLIAFKNNDHGAWVRGGDILIQNSGFADNGIGLTFASDGSFPNDEGASQEVSESLFIGESKNYGFPGGQNKYAGTGGIDNKARTLPRNRTFPIRGFQIYDGPIHLTKCTFKNFVPTPDRFTSAVGFLMKNPWQMTPKNNISLLKFGPNVSLKVFFGKPGPWFEEGDLDGDKNSIFHDLDGSVTDYKDTYVGRMDNYLIQHPKCVNITEWNGVVCSGTYAQVYIQTWNGQNLSMTIVRDEYPANPMVLRGINQKAVFQQYQPVVMLQKGYTIHWNGKAPNVTYLYLINFNKNDWIRVGLCYQPNTDFVIVLETFQRRSSALSSKIERYMPVSSMMELEKSRSDRKFYFDNSTGLLFLFLQAKYNRDGHSYCSSQGCERIKIVTKDSAKGISNCMSKAYPKYYQGPTVTKQMPVKTTVPCTKCGTTQVVFTSDPHKNYLHVQIHSSGKKELSRGQQAFISVNDTMFSFKDNGILTVVVDACTGTVLGNKLFSGVDIKRVNGYLKSGIPQRSVVLLSTRGDVAIPNNLSEALMSLGTAKPPYLQSNVIWPLLQTV encoded by the exons AGAATTGTCCTGATCAGAATCCTCGTCTTAAAAACTGGAACCCTGGAAAAGATCCTGAAAAGAGAGTGTTTATCAAAAAAGGGGATTTGTTTCGTCTGAACTCAGATGCTACAGTACACTCTATAGTTATACAGGATGGAG gGTTACTTGTTTTTGGTGATGATAAAGAAGGTTCTAAGAATATTACCCTGAGAACTCGATTTATCCTGATAAAGGATGGTGGAATGCTTCATGTTGGAGCAGAGAAATGCCGCTATAAATCCAAAGCAACTATTATTTTGTATGGGAAGTCAAACGAAGGTGCTGATATGCCAGAATTTGGCAAAAAATTTATCGGTGTGGGCCCTGAAGGAACCCTGGAGTTGCATGGGCACCAGAAGTTATCTTGGACTCTTCTGTCAAAGACTATGTATTTCTCAGGGCTGGCCTATGGTAATTATACATTCAAAAAGAATTTTTCCCGAGGACTAAATGTGAGAGTGATTGATCAGGACACAGCAGAAGTTTTGGAAGTGCTGAAGTTTGATACTCATGAATTTGCAGAAGACAGCTTGAAGCTCCAGACCCTACTGAAAAATAGAAGTCCTGGTCGCATTGTTGCTATTGCTGTAGGAGATTCAGCTGCTAAAAATCTACTGGAGGAAACCAGAGTGACTATTCAAAACCTTCTGGGAAGTAAGTTTGTCAGAGGATTAAGTTACAG gcAAGCCTGGGCTTTTGTTGGTGTCATAGGTGGTGGAAATTCTTCCTGTAATGAATCAGTGAGAAACTATGAAAATCACAGCACCGGTGGGAAAGCACTTGCTCAGAAAGAGTTTTTCACAGTGGATGGTCAGAAGTTTGTTGTGAAAGCTTACAGTGAATGGAACGATG gtgTCCCAATTTCAGGCTTCCAGGTGAAAGCTGTAGGTGGAGTGATACTGAATCTTCTGGATGATGTTAGTAATTGGGAGCACGGAGACCGTATTGTGGTCGCAAGCACAGACTATTCAATGTATCAGACAGAGGAATTcactctccttccctgcccagaGTGTACCAAGCATCAGGTCAAAATCAAAG AAACTCCTCAATTTcctcacattggagaagttaTTGATGGAGTGGACACGAGGGCAGAAGTTGGAGTTCTTACAAGGAACATTTTAATCAAAGGGGAGACAGAAAATACCTGCTATCGTGAAAAGGAGTGTCAGTTCTTCAATTACGATACATTTGGTGGACACATCAAg attttgaaaaattttacaTCTGTTCATCTCTCCTATGTGGAATTGAAGCAAATGGGACAGCAGCAGATTGGAAGTTACCCTATTCACTTTCACCTTTGTGGGGATGTGGATGAAAAAGGAGGTTATAATTTTAAGACTTACCTGGAAGGTCTTTCCATTCATCACTGCTTTTCCAGATGTGTGACTGTTCATGCAACTAATGGCTTGCTG ataaaGGACACCATTGGCTATGACACACTAGGTCACTGTTTCTTCACAGAAGATGGCATTGAGCAGAGGAATACTTTGTTCCACAACCTTGGGCTAGTCACAAAACCAGGCACTCTTCTTCCTACAGATAGAAACAGCAGCATGTGTATTGGTATTAGGGATAAAGTGTATGGAAGTTATGTCCCAGTGCCAGCCACAGACTGCAT GGCAGTTTCAACATTCTGGATTTCTCATCCCAACAATCATCTTATAAATAATGCAGCAGCAGGTTCACAG GATGCTGGAATATGGTATTTGTTCCACAGGGTTGCTACAGGAGATTCTCATAGTTTAGCCATTGAAACCAAGTCAGAGCTTACACCCCTAGGAATCTTCTATAACAACAGAGTTCATTCTAATTTTAAG GCTGGTTTATTCATTGATAAGGGTGTTAAAACAACTAATGCTAGCGTTGACGATCCCAGAGAATATCTTTGTTTGGACAACAATGCAAG GTTTCGACCTCACCAAGATGCAGATCCTGAAAAGCCCCGAGTTGCTGCCCTGATTGACAGAttaattgctttcaaaaacaATGATCATGGTGCCTGGGTCAGGGGAGGGGATATCCTCATTCAAAACTCTGG GTTTGCAGACAATGGAATAGGTTTAACATTTGCTAG CGATGGGAGCTTCCCAAATGATGAAGGTGCCAGCCAGGAAGTATCTGAGTCACTGTTCATAGGTGAGAGCAAGAATTACGGGTTTCCAGGTGGCCAGAACAAATATGCGGGAACTGGAGGAATAGACAACAAGGCGCGCACTCTGCCTAGAAATCG GACATTTCCAATCAGAGGCTTTCAAATTTATGATGGACCTATTCACCTTACCAAGTGCACATTCAAAAACTTCGTGCCAACTCCAGACAGATTTACCAGTGCAGTTGGATTCTTGATGAAAAATCCATGGCAGATGacaccaaaaaacaacatttctcttctgaagttTGGTCCGAAC GTTTCTTTGAAAGTCTTCTTTGGAAAGCCTGGTCCTTGGTTTGAAGAAGGAGATCTGGATGGTGACAAGAACTCAATATTCCATGATTTAGATGGTTCAGTGACTGACTACAAGGATACCTATGTGGGCAGAATGGATAACTACTTGATTCAACACCCCAAATGTGTTAATATCACAGAATGGAATGGAGTGGTTTGCAGTGGAACCTATGCACAG GTTTACATCCAAACCTGGAATGGACAGAATCTTTCTATGACTATTGTACGAGATGAGTACCCAGCCAATCCCATGGTTCTTCGAGGTATTAATCAGAAAGCTGTCTTTCAGCAATACCAGCCAGTAGTGATGCTCCAAAAGGGCTACACAATACATTGGAATGGAAAAGCTCCAAACGTCACCTATCTTTATCTCATTAACTTTAACAA gaatgACTGGATTCGTGTTGGTCTTTGTTATCAAccaaatacagattttgttATAGTATTGGAAACCTTTCAAAGGCGGTCATCTGCTCTGTCAAGCAAGATAGAGCGCTACATGCCTGTATCTTCAATGATGGAGCTGGAAAAGAGTCGATCAGACAGGAAGTTTTACTTTGACAACAGTACTGG attactgtttttatttcttcaagcCAAATATAATAGGGATGGTCACAGTTATTGCTCATCTCAGGGATGTGAAAGGATCAAGATTGTGACCAAAGATTCAGCAAAAGGGATCAGTAACTGCATGTCAAAAGCTTACCCAAAGTACTACCAAGGACCAACGGTCACAAAACAGATGCCGGTAAAAACTACTGTACCATGTACAAAGTGTGGCACAACTcag GTGGTATTCACCAGCGATCCTCACAAAAACTACCTCCATGTGCAGATTCATTCATCTGGTAAAAAGGAGTTGAGCAGAGGTCAgcaagcatttatttct GTCAATGACACTATGTTTTCCTTCAAGGATAATGGTATACTTACTGTTGTAGTTGATGCCTGCACTGGCACAGTAttgggaaataaattattttctggagtAGACATTAAACGTGTCAATGGATATTTAAAATCTGGAATTCCACAAAG GTCTGTCGTTCTACTGAGCACAAGAGGTGATGTAGCAATTCCTAATAATTTATCAGAAGCCTTAATGTCCCTGGGGACAGCCAAACCACCTTATCTTCAGAGCAATG tTATTTGGCCCTTGCTGCAGACAGTGTGA
- the CEMIP2 gene encoding cell surface hyaluronidase isoform X1 produces MQDTDARGSSPAFLQPQNGSSHRSSGYIPGRIAPLRPPPPSQSHAAAEFTSARQEARTRLPSLPVDRHHHQAEANRHKNTLICFAISSLSLFVALGIFLGIASKYAPDENCPDQNPRLKNWNPGKDPEKRVFIKKGDLFRLNSDATVHSIVIQDGGLLVFGDDKEGSKNITLRTRFILIKDGGMLHVGAEKCRYKSKATIILYGKSNEGADMPEFGKKFIGVGPEGTLELHGHQKLSWTLLSKTMYFSGLAYGNYTFKKNFSRGLNVRVIDQDTAEVLEVLKFDTHEFAEDSLKLQTLLKNRSPGRIVAIAVGDSAAKNLLEETRVTIQNLLGSKFVRGLSYRQAWAFVGVIGGGNSSCNESVRNYENHSTGGKALAQKEFFTVDGQKFVVKAYSEWNDGVPISGFQVKAVGGVILNLLDDVSNWEHGDRIVVASTDYSMYQTEEFTLLPCPECTKHQVKIKETPQFPHIGEVIDGVDTRAEVGVLTRNILIKGETENTCYREKECQFFNYDTFGGHIKILKNFTSVHLSYVELKQMGQQQIGSYPIHFHLCGDVDEKGGYNFKTYLEGLSIHHCFSRCVTVHATNGLLIKDTIGYDTLGHCFFTEDGIEQRNTLFHNLGLVTKPGTLLPTDRNSSMCIGIRDKVYGSYVPVPATDCMAVSTFWISHPNNHLINNAAAGSQDAGIWYLFHRVATGDSHSLAIETKSELTPLGIFYNNRVHSNFKAGLFIDKGVKTTNASVDDPREYLCLDNNARFRPHQDADPEKPRVAALIDRLIAFKNNDHGAWVRGGDILIQNSGFADNGIGLTFASDGSFPNDEGASQEVSESLFIGESKNYGFPGGQNKYAGTGGIDNKARTLPRNRTFPIRGFQIYDGPIHLTKCTFKNFVPTPDRFTSAVGFLMKNPWQMTPKNNISLLKFGPNVSLKVFFGKPGPWFEEGDLDGDKNSIFHDLDGSVTDYKDTYVGRMDNYLIQHPKCVNITEWNGVVCSGTYAQVYIQTWNGQNLSMTIVRDEYPANPMVLRGINQKAVFQQYQPVVMLQKGYTIHWNGKAPNVTYLYLINFNKNDWIRVGLCYQPNTDFVIVLETFQRRSSALSSKIERYMPVSSMMELEKSRSDRKFYFDNSTGLLFLFLQAKYNRDGHSYCSSQGCERIKIVTKDSAKGISNCMSKAYPKYYQGPTVTKQMPVKTTVPCTKCGTTQVVFTSDPHKNYLHVQIHSSGKKELSRGQQAFISVNDTMFSFKDNGILTVVVDACTGTVLGNKLFSGVDIKRVNGYLKSGIPQRSVVLLSTRGDVAIPNNLSEALMSLGTAKPPYLQSNGSLAFLGFRGNFTPSWIKLFTGPAGHGLVQIEKYIPLQLEEYGCARAIKSRRKDLELLKKATRSH; encoded by the exons AGAATTGTCCTGATCAGAATCCTCGTCTTAAAAACTGGAACCCTGGAAAAGATCCTGAAAAGAGAGTGTTTATCAAAAAAGGGGATTTGTTTCGTCTGAACTCAGATGCTACAGTACACTCTATAGTTATACAGGATGGAG gGTTACTTGTTTTTGGTGATGATAAAGAAGGTTCTAAGAATATTACCCTGAGAACTCGATTTATCCTGATAAAGGATGGTGGAATGCTTCATGTTGGAGCAGAGAAATGCCGCTATAAATCCAAAGCAACTATTATTTTGTATGGGAAGTCAAACGAAGGTGCTGATATGCCAGAATTTGGCAAAAAATTTATCGGTGTGGGCCCTGAAGGAACCCTGGAGTTGCATGGGCACCAGAAGTTATCTTGGACTCTTCTGTCAAAGACTATGTATTTCTCAGGGCTGGCCTATGGTAATTATACATTCAAAAAGAATTTTTCCCGAGGACTAAATGTGAGAGTGATTGATCAGGACACAGCAGAAGTTTTGGAAGTGCTGAAGTTTGATACTCATGAATTTGCAGAAGACAGCTTGAAGCTCCAGACCCTACTGAAAAATAGAAGTCCTGGTCGCATTGTTGCTATTGCTGTAGGAGATTCAGCTGCTAAAAATCTACTGGAGGAAACCAGAGTGACTATTCAAAACCTTCTGGGAAGTAAGTTTGTCAGAGGATTAAGTTACAG gcAAGCCTGGGCTTTTGTTGGTGTCATAGGTGGTGGAAATTCTTCCTGTAATGAATCAGTGAGAAACTATGAAAATCACAGCACCGGTGGGAAAGCACTTGCTCAGAAAGAGTTTTTCACAGTGGATGGTCAGAAGTTTGTTGTGAAAGCTTACAGTGAATGGAACGATG gtgTCCCAATTTCAGGCTTCCAGGTGAAAGCTGTAGGTGGAGTGATACTGAATCTTCTGGATGATGTTAGTAATTGGGAGCACGGAGACCGTATTGTGGTCGCAAGCACAGACTATTCAATGTATCAGACAGAGGAATTcactctccttccctgcccagaGTGTACCAAGCATCAGGTCAAAATCAAAG AAACTCCTCAATTTcctcacattggagaagttaTTGATGGAGTGGACACGAGGGCAGAAGTTGGAGTTCTTACAAGGAACATTTTAATCAAAGGGGAGACAGAAAATACCTGCTATCGTGAAAAGGAGTGTCAGTTCTTCAATTACGATACATTTGGTGGACACATCAAg attttgaaaaattttacaTCTGTTCATCTCTCCTATGTGGAATTGAAGCAAATGGGACAGCAGCAGATTGGAAGTTACCCTATTCACTTTCACCTTTGTGGGGATGTGGATGAAAAAGGAGGTTATAATTTTAAGACTTACCTGGAAGGTCTTTCCATTCATCACTGCTTTTCCAGATGTGTGACTGTTCATGCAACTAATGGCTTGCTG ataaaGGACACCATTGGCTATGACACACTAGGTCACTGTTTCTTCACAGAAGATGGCATTGAGCAGAGGAATACTTTGTTCCACAACCTTGGGCTAGTCACAAAACCAGGCACTCTTCTTCCTACAGATAGAAACAGCAGCATGTGTATTGGTATTAGGGATAAAGTGTATGGAAGTTATGTCCCAGTGCCAGCCACAGACTGCAT GGCAGTTTCAACATTCTGGATTTCTCATCCCAACAATCATCTTATAAATAATGCAGCAGCAGGTTCACAG GATGCTGGAATATGGTATTTGTTCCACAGGGTTGCTACAGGAGATTCTCATAGTTTAGCCATTGAAACCAAGTCAGAGCTTACACCCCTAGGAATCTTCTATAACAACAGAGTTCATTCTAATTTTAAG GCTGGTTTATTCATTGATAAGGGTGTTAAAACAACTAATGCTAGCGTTGACGATCCCAGAGAATATCTTTGTTTGGACAACAATGCAAG GTTTCGACCTCACCAAGATGCAGATCCTGAAAAGCCCCGAGTTGCTGCCCTGATTGACAGAttaattgctttcaaaaacaATGATCATGGTGCCTGGGTCAGGGGAGGGGATATCCTCATTCAAAACTCTGG GTTTGCAGACAATGGAATAGGTTTAACATTTGCTAG CGATGGGAGCTTCCCAAATGATGAAGGTGCCAGCCAGGAAGTATCTGAGTCACTGTTCATAGGTGAGAGCAAGAATTACGGGTTTCCAGGTGGCCAGAACAAATATGCGGGAACTGGAGGAATAGACAACAAGGCGCGCACTCTGCCTAGAAATCG GACATTTCCAATCAGAGGCTTTCAAATTTATGATGGACCTATTCACCTTACCAAGTGCACATTCAAAAACTTCGTGCCAACTCCAGACAGATTTACCAGTGCAGTTGGATTCTTGATGAAAAATCCATGGCAGATGacaccaaaaaacaacatttctcttctgaagttTGGTCCGAAC GTTTCTTTGAAAGTCTTCTTTGGAAAGCCTGGTCCTTGGTTTGAAGAAGGAGATCTGGATGGTGACAAGAACTCAATATTCCATGATTTAGATGGTTCAGTGACTGACTACAAGGATACCTATGTGGGCAGAATGGATAACTACTTGATTCAACACCCCAAATGTGTTAATATCACAGAATGGAATGGAGTGGTTTGCAGTGGAACCTATGCACAG GTTTACATCCAAACCTGGAATGGACAGAATCTTTCTATGACTATTGTACGAGATGAGTACCCAGCCAATCCCATGGTTCTTCGAGGTATTAATCAGAAAGCTGTCTTTCAGCAATACCAGCCAGTAGTGATGCTCCAAAAGGGCTACACAATACATTGGAATGGAAAAGCTCCAAACGTCACCTATCTTTATCTCATTAACTTTAACAA gaatgACTGGATTCGTGTTGGTCTTTGTTATCAAccaaatacagattttgttATAGTATTGGAAACCTTTCAAAGGCGGTCATCTGCTCTGTCAAGCAAGATAGAGCGCTACATGCCTGTATCTTCAATGATGGAGCTGGAAAAGAGTCGATCAGACAGGAAGTTTTACTTTGACAACAGTACTGG attactgtttttatttcttcaagcCAAATATAATAGGGATGGTCACAGTTATTGCTCATCTCAGGGATGTGAAAGGATCAAGATTGTGACCAAAGATTCAGCAAAAGGGATCAGTAACTGCATGTCAAAAGCTTACCCAAAGTACTACCAAGGACCAACGGTCACAAAACAGATGCCGGTAAAAACTACTGTACCATGTACAAAGTGTGGCACAACTcag GTGGTATTCACCAGCGATCCTCACAAAAACTACCTCCATGTGCAGATTCATTCATCTGGTAAAAAGGAGTTGAGCAGAGGTCAgcaagcatttatttct GTCAATGACACTATGTTTTCCTTCAAGGATAATGGTATACTTACTGTTGTAGTTGATGCCTGCACTGGCACAGTAttgggaaataaattattttctggagtAGACATTAAACGTGTCAATGGATATTTAAAATCTGGAATTCCACAAAG GTCTGTCGTTCTACTGAGCACAAGAGGTGATGTAGCAATTCCTAATAATTTATCAGAAGCCTTAATGTCCCTGGGGACAGCCAAACCACCTTATCTTCAGAGCAATG GAAGCCTGGCCTTTCTGGGCTTCAGAGGAAACTTTACGCCATCCTGGATTAAGCTGTTTACTGGTCCTGCTGGGCATGGGCTTGTTCAGATAGAAAAGTATATCCCTTTACAACTGGAAGAGTATGGCTGTGCCAGAGCAATCAAAAGCCGACGCAAAGACCTTGAGCTTCTGAAGAAGGCTACACGATCTCATTAA
- the CEMIP2 gene encoding cell surface hyaluronidase isoform X3, producing MYQTEEFTLLPCPECTKHQVKIKETPQFPHIGEVIDGVDTRAEVGVLTRNILIKGETENTCYREKECQFFNYDTFGGHIKILKNFTSVHLSYVELKQMGQQQIGSYPIHFHLCGDVDEKGGYNFKTYLEGLSIHHCFSRCVTVHATNGLLIKDTIGYDTLGHCFFTEDGIEQRNTLFHNLGLVTKPGTLLPTDRNSSMCIGIRDKVYGSYVPVPATDCMAVSTFWISHPNNHLINNAAAGSQDAGIWYLFHRVATGDSHSLAIETKSELTPLGIFYNNRVHSNFKAGLFIDKGVKTTNASVDDPREYLCLDNNARFRPHQDADPEKPRVAALIDRLIAFKNNDHGAWVRGGDILIQNSGFADNGIGLTFASDGSFPNDEGASQEVSESLFIGESKNYGFPGGQNKYAGTGGIDNKARTLPRNRTFPIRGFQIYDGPIHLTKCTFKNFVPTPDRFTSAVGFLMKNPWQMTPKNNISLLKFGPNVSLKVFFGKPGPWFEEGDLDGDKNSIFHDLDGSVTDYKDTYVGRMDNYLIQHPKCVNITEWNGVVCSGTYAQVYIQTWNGQNLSMTIVRDEYPANPMVLRGINQKAVFQQYQPVVMLQKGYTIHWNGKAPNVTYLYLINFNKNDWIRVGLCYQPNTDFVIVLETFQRRSSALSSKIERYMPVSSMMELEKSRSDRKFYFDNSTGLLFLFLQAKYNRDGHSYCSSQGCERIKIVTKDSAKGISNCMSKAYPKYYQGPTVTKQMPVKTTVPCTKCGTTQVVFTSDPHKNYLHVQIHSSGKKELSRGQQAFISVNDTMFSFKDNGILTVVVDACTGTVLGNKLFSGVDIKRVNGYLKSGIPQRSVVLLSTRGDVAIPNNLSEALMSLGTAKPPYLQSNGSLAFLGFRGNFTPSWIKLFTGPAGHGLVQIEKYIPLQLEEYGCARAIKSRRKDLELLKKATRSH from the exons ATGTATCAGACAGAGGAATTcactctccttccctgcccagaGTGTACCAAGCATCAGGTCAAAATCAAAG AAACTCCTCAATTTcctcacattggagaagttaTTGATGGAGTGGACACGAGGGCAGAAGTTGGAGTTCTTACAAGGAACATTTTAATCAAAGGGGAGACAGAAAATACCTGCTATCGTGAAAAGGAGTGTCAGTTCTTCAATTACGATACATTTGGTGGACACATCAAg attttgaaaaattttacaTCTGTTCATCTCTCCTATGTGGAATTGAAGCAAATGGGACAGCAGCAGATTGGAAGTTACCCTATTCACTTTCACCTTTGTGGGGATGTGGATGAAAAAGGAGGTTATAATTTTAAGACTTACCTGGAAGGTCTTTCCATTCATCACTGCTTTTCCAGATGTGTGACTGTTCATGCAACTAATGGCTTGCTG ataaaGGACACCATTGGCTATGACACACTAGGTCACTGTTTCTTCACAGAAGATGGCATTGAGCAGAGGAATACTTTGTTCCACAACCTTGGGCTAGTCACAAAACCAGGCACTCTTCTTCCTACAGATAGAAACAGCAGCATGTGTATTGGTATTAGGGATAAAGTGTATGGAAGTTATGTCCCAGTGCCAGCCACAGACTGCAT GGCAGTTTCAACATTCTGGATTTCTCATCCCAACAATCATCTTATAAATAATGCAGCAGCAGGTTCACAG GATGCTGGAATATGGTATTTGTTCCACAGGGTTGCTACAGGAGATTCTCATAGTTTAGCCATTGAAACCAAGTCAGAGCTTACACCCCTAGGAATCTTCTATAACAACAGAGTTCATTCTAATTTTAAG GCTGGTTTATTCATTGATAAGGGTGTTAAAACAACTAATGCTAGCGTTGACGATCCCAGAGAATATCTTTGTTTGGACAACAATGCAAG GTTTCGACCTCACCAAGATGCAGATCCTGAAAAGCCCCGAGTTGCTGCCCTGATTGACAGAttaattgctttcaaaaacaATGATCATGGTGCCTGGGTCAGGGGAGGGGATATCCTCATTCAAAACTCTGG GTTTGCAGACAATGGAATAGGTTTAACATTTGCTAG CGATGGGAGCTTCCCAAATGATGAAGGTGCCAGCCAGGAAGTATCTGAGTCACTGTTCATAGGTGAGAGCAAGAATTACGGGTTTCCAGGTGGCCAGAACAAATATGCGGGAACTGGAGGAATAGACAACAAGGCGCGCACTCTGCCTAGAAATCG GACATTTCCAATCAGAGGCTTTCAAATTTATGATGGACCTATTCACCTTACCAAGTGCACATTCAAAAACTTCGTGCCAACTCCAGACAGATTTACCAGTGCAGTTGGATTCTTGATGAAAAATCCATGGCAGATGacaccaaaaaacaacatttctcttctgaagttTGGTCCGAAC GTTTCTTTGAAAGTCTTCTTTGGAAAGCCTGGTCCTTGGTTTGAAGAAGGAGATCTGGATGGTGACAAGAACTCAATATTCCATGATTTAGATGGTTCAGTGACTGACTACAAGGATACCTATGTGGGCAGAATGGATAACTACTTGATTCAACACCCCAAATGTGTTAATATCACAGAATGGAATGGAGTGGTTTGCAGTGGAACCTATGCACAG GTTTACATCCAAACCTGGAATGGACAGAATCTTTCTATGACTATTGTACGAGATGAGTACCCAGCCAATCCCATGGTTCTTCGAGGTATTAATCAGAAAGCTGTCTTTCAGCAATACCAGCCAGTAGTGATGCTCCAAAAGGGCTACACAATACATTGGAATGGAAAAGCTCCAAACGTCACCTATCTTTATCTCATTAACTTTAACAA gaatgACTGGATTCGTGTTGGTCTTTGTTATCAAccaaatacagattttgttATAGTATTGGAAACCTTTCAAAGGCGGTCATCTGCTCTGTCAAGCAAGATAGAGCGCTACATGCCTGTATCTTCAATGATGGAGCTGGAAAAGAGTCGATCAGACAGGAAGTTTTACTTTGACAACAGTACTGG attactgtttttatttcttcaagcCAAATATAATAGGGATGGTCACAGTTATTGCTCATCTCAGGGATGTGAAAGGATCAAGATTGTGACCAAAGATTCAGCAAAAGGGATCAGTAACTGCATGTCAAAAGCTTACCCAAAGTACTACCAAGGACCAACGGTCACAAAACAGATGCCGGTAAAAACTACTGTACCATGTACAAAGTGTGGCACAACTcag GTGGTATTCACCAGCGATCCTCACAAAAACTACCTCCATGTGCAGATTCATTCATCTGGTAAAAAGGAGTTGAGCAGAGGTCAgcaagcatttatttct GTCAATGACACTATGTTTTCCTTCAAGGATAATGGTATACTTACTGTTGTAGTTGATGCCTGCACTGGCACAGTAttgggaaataaattattttctggagtAGACATTAAACGTGTCAATGGATATTTAAAATCTGGAATTCCACAAAG GTCTGTCGTTCTACTGAGCACAAGAGGTGATGTAGCAATTCCTAATAATTTATCAGAAGCCTTAATGTCCCTGGGGACAGCCAAACCACCTTATCTTCAGAGCAATG GAAGCCTGGCCTTTCTGGGCTTCAGAGGAAACTTTACGCCATCCTGGATTAAGCTGTTTACTGGTCCTGCTGGGCATGGGCTTGTTCAGATAGAAAAGTATATCCCTTTACAACTGGAAGAGTATGGCTGTGCCAGAGCAATCAAAAGCCGACGCAAAGACCTTGAGCTTCTGAAGAAGGCTACACGATCTCATTAA